In the Hyphomonadaceae bacterium BL14 genome, one interval contains:
- the lptB gene encoding LPS export ABC transporter ATP-binding protein, which yields MMDTAKQAEAQASGASGSGLSVRGLGKAYGRRTVVRNVSLDLQRGEVAGLLGPNGAGKTTCFYMITGLIRADSGTIMLDGADITDLPMYQRARLGIGYLPQEASIFRGLSVEDNVMAVAELAEPGRARRKTLVDELLDELNISHLRQSPAVALSGGERRRVEIARALAAQPSFILLDEPFAGIDPLAISDIRDLITYLKERGIGILITDHNVRETLEITDRATIIYDGEVLFEGTPEEVRRDESVRRHYLGELFN from the coding sequence ATGATGGACACGGCGAAGCAGGCGGAGGCGCAAGCCTCCGGCGCGAGCGGTTCGGGGCTTTCGGTCAGGGGGCTGGGCAAAGCCTATGGCCGGCGGACAGTGGTCCGCAATGTCTCGCTCGATCTCCAGCGTGGAGAGGTGGCGGGGCTCCTGGGTCCGAACGGTGCGGGCAAGACCACCTGCTTTTACATGATCACAGGCCTGATTCGGGCCGATAGCGGGACCATCATGCTCGACGGCGCCGACATCACCGACCTGCCCATGTACCAGCGCGCACGCCTGGGCATCGGCTATCTGCCGCAGGAAGCGTCGATCTTCCGCGGCCTGTCAGTGGAAGACAATGTCATGGCGGTGGCGGAACTTGCCGAACCCGGCCGCGCCCGGCGCAAGACGCTGGTGGATGAATTGCTCGACGAGCTCAACATCAGCCATCTGCGCCAGAGCCCGGCCGTGGCGCTGTCCGGCGGCGAGCGCCGGCGGGTCGAGATCGCCCGCGCTCTGGCCGCGCAGCCCAGCTTCATCCTGCTGGACGAACCCTTCGCCGGGATCGACCCGCTGGCGATATCCGACATTCGCGACCTGATCACCTATCTCAAGGAGCGCGGCATCGGCATCCTGATCACCGACCATAATGTGCGCGAAACACTCGAGATCACTGATCGCGCGACCATCATCTATGACGGCGAAGTGCTGTTTGAAGGCACGCCCGAGGAAGTCCGGCGCGACGAAAGCGTGCGCCGTCACTATCTCGGCGAGCTGTTCAACTAG
- the rpoN gene encoding RNA polymerase factor sigma-54 — protein sequence MAGLGHRLEARQGQGLVMTPQLQQAIKLLQLNNMELAEFVEAELERNPLLEREERNDAAADERADPVEATDTAPGAELSFDTPERATEAIDADTEAMYSDSKADMAGAEPAGGAIDWSRAGAGGGGRFDGEDYDAAANSAREKTLREHLHDQLADLVLAASDRMIAAHLIDLADEDGYFRADLDETAQRLGVTRSETEAMLDRLQQFEPCGVMARSLQECLALQLKERDRLDPAMAALVDNLPLLAKHDYTALKAACGVDGEDLEDMIAELKRLTPKPGLGFGADGARSVEPDVTVRERPDGTWAVELNTDTLPRVLMNNRYAAQISRGARSDQEKQFITECAQNASWLVKSLDQRARTILKVASEIVRQQDAFLVKGVAWLRPLNLKTVADAVGMHESTVSRVTSNKYIATPRGLFELKYFFTSSIASADGGEAYSAEAVRFRIKAMIDSETADQVMSDDAIVERLLADGVDIARRTVAKYREAMNIPSSVQRRRIMKGAS from the coding sequence ATGGCCGGGCTCGGACACAGGCTCGAGGCGCGTCAGGGGCAAGGCCTCGTCATGACGCCCCAGTTGCAGCAGGCCATCAAGCTGCTGCAACTGAACAATATGGAGCTGGCCGAGTTCGTCGAAGCCGAGCTGGAGCGCAATCCCCTGCTCGAGCGCGAAGAGCGCAATGACGCCGCTGCCGACGAGCGCGCCGACCCGGTCGAAGCCACCGATACGGCGCCCGGTGCCGAACTCAGCTTTGACACCCCTGAACGCGCCACCGAGGCGATCGACGCCGATACCGAGGCGATGTACTCCGATTCCAAAGCCGACATGGCGGGGGCCGAGCCCGCAGGCGGCGCCATTGACTGGTCGCGCGCCGGCGCGGGCGGCGGCGGCCGGTTTGACGGCGAGGACTATGATGCGGCGGCCAACAGTGCCCGCGAGAAGACCCTGCGCGAGCACCTCCACGACCAGCTCGCGGACCTGGTGCTGGCCGCCTCTGACCGCATGATCGCCGCCCATCTGATCGATCTGGCCGACGAGGACGGATATTTCCGCGCCGATCTCGACGAGACCGCCCAGCGCCTGGGCGTCACGCGCTCCGAAACCGAAGCCATGCTCGACCGGCTGCAGCAGTTCGAGCCGTGTGGCGTGATGGCGCGCTCGCTGCAGGAATGCCTCGCCCTGCAACTCAAGGAGCGCGACCGGCTCGATCCGGCCATGGCCGCGCTGGTGGACAATCTGCCGCTTCTGGCCAAGCACGACTATACGGCGCTCAAGGCGGCCTGCGGCGTGGATGGCGAAGATCTCGAAGACATGATCGCCGAGCTCAAGCGCCTGACGCCCAAGCCGGGCCTGGGCTTTGGTGCCGACGGCGCACGCTCGGTGGAGCCGGACGTGACCGTGCGCGAGCGTCCCGACGGGACCTGGGCGGTGGAGCTGAACACCGACACCTTGCCGCGCGTCCTGATGAATAACCGCTACGCAGCCCAGATCAGCCGCGGCGCGCGCTCCGACCAGGAAAAGCAGTTCATCACCGAGTGCGCCCAGAACGCGTCCTGGCTTGTGAAAAGCCTGGACCAGCGCGCGCGCACCATCCTCAAGGTCGCCAGCGAGATCGTGCGCCAGCAGGACGCCTTTCTGGTCAAGGGCGTGGCGTGGCTGCGCCCGCTTAACCTCAAGACCGTCGCCGACGCGGTGGGCATGCACGAAAGCACGGTCAGCCGTGTCACCTCAAACAAATATATCGCCACGCCGCGTGGCCTGTTCGAGCTGAAATACTTTTTCACCTCGTCCATCGCGTCCGCCGATGGCGGCGAAGCCTATTCGGCCGAAGCCGTGCGCTTCCGCATCAAGGCGATGATCGATTCCGAAACCGCCGACCAGGTGATGAGCGACGACGCCATAGTCGAGCGCTTGCTGGCTGACGGGGTGGATATTGCCCGGCGCACCGTGGCCAAGTATCGCGAGGCGATGAACATTCCCTCCTCGGTCCAGCGCCGCCGCATCATGAAGGGCGCAAGCTAG
- a CDS encoding DUF1501 domain-containing protein: MTDMSTTRRRLLVSGLAGAGLVLPGAAAAFAQAPRAAGRKLVVIVLRGALDGLAALAPVGERRYGALRGDLALEGGLPAPGPFVFHPALETLAGLFASGEALAVHAIATDYRARSHFDGQDRLEAATPAIRDGWMNRALALMGPDAPGAVGVGQSMPLLLRGSAPASTWAPAVLPGADDDTISRLMDLYASDPMLGPALARALETDAIASAMTSGSSMGGPGARGAGPQAYALIAQAAGNLLTAPGGPDAAVISFDGWDTHVRQGAREGQLANRLAGLDAAIAALRQQLSQVWDRSAILVVTEFGRTVRLNGAGGTDHGTGGAAFLIGGAVRGGRMIGDWPGLDRLYEDRDLYPANDLRSLFKAVLAEHWGLDPAGLARRVFPDSGAVPPFEGLIV; the protein is encoded by the coding sequence ATGACCGATATGTCCACCACCCGCCGCCGTCTGCTTGTGTCGGGCCTCGCGGGTGCCGGGCTTGTATTGCCCGGTGCTGCCGCCGCATTCGCCCAGGCACCGCGCGCCGCCGGGCGCAAGCTGGTGGTGATTGTCCTGCGCGGTGCCCTGGACGGGCTGGCCGCCCTCGCCCCGGTCGGTGAGCGGCGCTATGGCGCGCTGCGCGGCGACCTCGCCCTGGAGGGCGGCCTGCCGGCGCCGGGGCCTTTCGTGTTTCATCCGGCCCTTGAGACCCTGGCCGGTCTGTTCGCGTCCGGCGAGGCGCTGGCCGTCCATGCCATCGCCACCGATTACCGTGCGCGCTCTCACTTTGACGGTCAGGACCGGCTGGAAGCGGCGACGCCGGCCATTCGCGATGGCTGGATGAACCGGGCGCTGGCGCTGATGGGGCCTGACGCGCCCGGCGCGGTGGGTGTGGGCCAGTCCATGCCGCTTCTGCTGCGCGGGTCTGCGCCGGCGTCAACCTGGGCACCGGCGGTGCTGCCGGGTGCTGATGACGACACGATCTCGCGGCTGATGGATTTGTACGCCAGCGATCCGATGCTGGGCCCGGCGCTGGCCCGGGCGCTGGAGACTGACGCCATTGCGTCGGCCATGACCAGCGGGTCTTCCATGGGCGGGCCGGGTGCGCGCGGCGCAGGGCCGCAGGCCTATGCGCTGATTGCGCAGGCGGCGGGCAATCTCCTGACCGCGCCGGGCGGGCCGGATGCGGCGGTGATCAGCTTTGATGGCTGGGACACCCATGTGCGCCAGGGCGCGCGCGAGGGCCAGCTGGCCAACCGGCTCGCCGGGCTGGACGCCGCGATCGCAGCCCTGCGCCAGCAATTGTCCCAGGTGTGGGACCGCTCGGCGATCCTGGTGGTGACCGAGTTTGGGCGCACGGTGCGCCTCAATGGCGCTGGCGGTACGGACCATGGCACGGGCGGTGCCGCCTTCCTCATCGGCGGGGCGGTGCGCGGTGGCCGCATGATCGGCGACTGGCCGGGGCTGGACCGCCTGTACGAAGACCGCGACCTGTATCCGGCCAATGATCTGCGCAGCCTGTTCAAGGCTGTGCTCGCCGAACACTGGGGTCTGGACCCTGCCGGCCTTGCGCGCAGAGTGTTCCCTGATAGCGGTGCCGTGCCGCCGTTCGAGGGGCTGATTGTCTAG
- a CDS encoding DUF1800 domain-containing protein codes for MSARDAAIAVNRFGLGARPGDIEAAARDPHAWLADQMDPSAIAGPSPGPTAQEGLAYLQTEYPRFRAQIERTGADPDAIQRQVRELLREPRLAHIAWRTGIAVTTPHGFAERWVRFWSNHFSVASNTLPMAVIAPTLEAEAIRPKAYGPFADLLRAAELHPAMLIYLDQAVSLGPNSMAGRFLDRGLNENLAREILELHTLGVAGGYGQGDVEALARILTGWTVGSRRLRSDPDDYGRALFDVRLQEPGTHTLLGQRFAGEGPQRAGEALDFLATRPRTARFLSEKLARHFLCDDPAARDIAHIEAAWMGSGGDLAAVARAVITAPSAFDAALRKFKTPEDFLISSLRAVGAPAPNPRQLYAGYVALGQAPFSAPSPAGWPDHAEAWASPDAVLKRLDFASALAGRAGRNARPRERALEVLGAGLTDATAQAVARAETPEQGLTLLLMSPEFQRR; via the coding sequence ATCCGTCCGCGATTGCAGGCCCGTCTCCGGGACCGACGGCCCAAGAGGGGCTTGCCTATCTGCAGACCGAATATCCCCGCTTCCGCGCGCAGATAGAGCGGACGGGCGCTGATCCCGACGCGATTCAGCGCCAGGTGCGTGAATTGCTGCGCGAGCCGCGCCTGGCCCATATCGCCTGGCGCACCGGCATTGCGGTGACCACGCCGCACGGCTTTGCCGAGCGCTGGGTGCGCTTCTGGTCCAATCATTTCTCGGTCGCGTCCAATACGTTGCCCATGGCGGTGATCGCGCCCACGCTGGAAGCCGAAGCGATCCGCCCCAAGGCCTACGGCCCGTTTGCCGATCTGTTGCGCGCCGCCGAGCTGCATCCGGCCATGCTGATCTATCTCGACCAGGCCGTGTCGCTGGGCCCCAATTCGATGGCGGGCCGGTTTCTGGACCGGGGCCTCAATGAAAACCTCGCCCGAGAGATTCTCGAGCTGCACACGCTGGGCGTGGCGGGTGGCTATGGTCAGGGCGATGTCGAGGCGCTGGCGCGGATCCTGACCGGGTGGACGGTGGGCAGCCGCCGCCTGCGCTCGGACCCGGACGATTATGGCCGCGCCCTGTTCGATGTCCGCCTGCAGGAGCCGGGGACGCACACGCTGCTGGGCCAGCGTTTCGCCGGGGAGGGGCCGCAGCGCGCCGGCGAGGCGCTGGATTTTCTTGCCACCCGGCCCCGGACGGCCCGCTTCTTGTCGGAAAAGCTCGCCCGGCACTTCCTGTGCGATGATCCGGCGGCGCGCGATATCGCCCATATCGAAGCGGCCTGGATGGGCAGTGGCGGCGATCTGGCGGCGGTGGCGCGCGCTGTGATCACGGCACCATCGGCGTTTGATGCGGCTTTGCGCAAATTCAAGACGCCGGAGGACTTCCTGATCTCGTCGCTGCGCGCTGTGGGCGCGCCGGCACCCAATCCGCGCCAGCTCTATGCCGGCTATGTGGCGCTGGGCCAGGCGCCGTTCTCGGCCCCGTCGCCGGCGGGCTGGCCGGATCATGCCGAGGCCTGGGCGAGCCCGGACGCTGTGCTCAAGCGGCTGGACTTCGCCTCGGCGCTCGCCGGGCGCGCCGGCCGCAATGCCCGCCCGCGCGAACGCGCCCTGGAGGTGCTCGGAGCGGGCCTCACCGATGCCACCGCACAGGCGGTCGCGCGCGCCGAGACGCCCGAGCAGGGGCTGACGCTCTTGCTGATGAGCCCGGAATTTCAACGCCGCTAG